In Archocentrus centrarchus isolate MPI-CPG fArcCen1 chromosome 21, fArcCen1, whole genome shotgun sequence, the following are encoded in one genomic region:
- the LOC115800659 gene encoding olfactory receptor 4D1-like: MENSSQIVSFVLAAYGNTGELKYLYFSIILLWYLFICVANTVLIVVIHVDRRLHEPMYILLCNLCVNSLNVSTSLYPLLLSQMFSDSHEVTLPWCFLQMCCMYTSAPAEFCSLAAMAYDRYIAICHPLHYDAIMNTERVFVMILLVWTYSFLSFILSFSFIFSLKFCGNIIDNVYCDHRLIIKLSCSVSVYSNISEIFFLFVSIFIPFSLILVSYMKILAICRKTSKENKQKAVTTCTPQIVSVSNLFVDCIFHSIDFRFLVTHVPDEVWHPAMHPGTTKHTCPLPATTSCRPSPPSTMSHKGQESAIP, translated from the coding sequence ATGGAAAACTCAAGTCAGATTGTGTCCTTTGTGTTGGCTGCTTATGGAAACACTGGAGAGTTAAAATACCTGTATTTTAGCATAATACTGTTGTGGTACCTCTTTATATGTGTGGCCAACACAGTTCTTATTGTGGTCATACATGTGGACAGAAGGCTGCATGAGCCAATGTATATACTGCTTTGCAATTTATGTGTGAATTCATTAAATGTCAGCACATCGCTGTATCCTCTTCTGCTCTCACAGATGTTTTCAGACAGCCATGAAGTGACCCTGCCGTGGTGTTTTCTGCAGATGTGTTGTATGTATACAAGTGCTCCTGCTGAGTTTTGTAGTTTAGCAGCCATGGCCTATGACAGATATATTGCCATCTGTCATCCATTACACTATGATGCCATTATGAACACAGAGAGGGTGTTTGTGATGATTCTGCTTGTGTGGACATATTCATTTCTCAGTTTTattctctcattttcatttatcttcAGTTTAAAGTTTTGTGGAAATATTATTGACAATGTGTATTGTGACCACAGATTAATAATTAAACTTTCATGTTCTGTTTCAGTCTATAGCAATATTTCTGAGAtattctttctctttgtcagtattttcataccATTCAGTCTCAttttagtctcttacatgaaaATTTTGGCAATTTGTCgaaaaacatcaaaagaaaacaagcagaaagcCGTGACTACTTGCACACCTCAGATCGTCTCTGTGTCAAACCTGTTTGTTGACTGCATTTTTCACTCTATTGACTTCAGGTTTTTAGTCACTCATGTACCAGATGAAGTCTGGCATCCGGCCATGCACCCTGgaaccacaaaacacacatgtCCCCTCCCAGCAACAACCAGCTGCAGACCCTCTCCTCCCTCAACCATGTCCCACAAGGGTCAAGAATCAGCAATTCCCTGA
- the LOC115801251 gene encoding olfactory receptor 4D1-like yields the protein MENSSEIVSFVLAAYGNIGELKYLYFSIILWWYLSICVANMVLIVVINVDRRLHEPMYILLCNLCVNEIKVSTSLYPLLLSQMFSDSHEVTLPWCFLQMCCMYTSAPAELCSLAAMAYDRYIAICHPLRYDAIMNTERVFVMILLVWIYSFISFILSFSFIFSLKFCGNIIDNVYCDHQLMIKLSCSVSVHSYISEIFFAIVSIFIPFSLISVSYMKILTVCQKTSRENKQKAVTTCTPQMVSVSSMFVGCIFSFTDFRLLVAQVPDEVRIILPMYLIICQPMLTPFVYGFNLPKIRQSCKRFLFYRK from the coding sequence ATGGAAAACTCAAGTGAGATTGTGTCCTTTGTGCTGGCTGCTTATGGAAACATTGGAGAGTTAAAATACCTGTATTTTAGCATAATACTGTGGTGGTACCTCTCTATATGTGTAGCCAACATGGTTCTTATTGTGGTCATAAATGTGGACAGAAGGCTGCATGAGCCAATGTATATACTGCTTTGCAATTTATGtgtgaatgaaataaaagtCAGCACATCTCTGTATCCTCTTCTGCTCTCACAGATGTTTTCAGACAGCCATGAAGTGACCTTGCCATGGTGTTTTCTGCAGATGTGTTGTATGTATACAAGTGCTCCTGCTGAGTTGTGCAGTTTAGCAGCCATGGCCTATGACAGATATATCGCCATCTGTCATCCATTACGCTATGATGCCATTATGAACACAGAGAGGGTGTTTGTGATGATTCTTCTTGTgtggatttattcatttattagttttattctctcattttcatttatcttcAGTTTAAAGTTTTGTGGAAATATTATTGACAATGTGTATTGTGACCACCAATTAATGATTAAACTTTCatgttcagtttcagtccaTAGTTATATATCTGAGATATTCTTTGCCATTGTGAGTATTTTTATACCATTCAGTCTCATTTCAGTCTCTTACATGAAGATTTTGACAGTTTGTCAAAAAACATCGagagaaaacaagcagaaagcCGTGACTACTTGCACACCTCAGATGGTCTCTGTGTCAAGCATGTTTGTTGgctgcattttttcttttactgactTCAGGTTGTTAGTTGCTCAGGTACCAGATGAAGTCCGTATAATTTTACCTATGTATCTCATCATTTGTCAACCAATGCTCACGCCATTTGTGTATGGATTTAATTTGCCAAAGATAAGGCAATCATGTAAAAGGTTTCTGttttacagaaaataa
- the LOC115801225 gene encoding olfactory receptor 4D1-like has product MENSSQIVSFVLAAYGNIGELKYLYFSIILLWYLFICVANTLLIVVIHVDKRLHEPMYILLCNLCVNEIIVSTSLYPLLLSQMFSDSHEVTLPWCFLQICCMYTSAPAEYCSLAAMAYDRYIAICHPLCYNVIMNPERVFVMILLVWIYSFLSFILSFSIIFSLKFCGNIIDNVYCDHRLMIKLSCSFSVHSYISDIFFLTASVFIPFSLILVSYMKILTVCRKTSKENKQKAVTTCTPQIISVSNLFVDCIFHSIDFRFLVTHVPDEVRVILSIYIFICQPMLTPFMYGFNLPKIRQSYKRLLFQRK; this is encoded by the coding sequence ATGGAAAACTCAAGTCAGATTGTGTCCTTTGTGCTGGCTGCTTATGGAAACATTGGAGAGCTAAAATACCTGTATTTTAGCATAATACTGTTGTGGTACCTCTTTATATGTGTGGCCAACACACTTCTTATTGTGGTCATACATGTGGACAAAAGGCTGCATGAGCCAATGTATATACTGCTTTGCAATTTATGTGTGAATGAAATAATTGTCAGCACATCGCTGTATCCTCTTCTGCTCTCACAGATGTTTTCAGACAGCCATGAAGTGACCCTGCCGTGGTGTTTTCTGCAAATATGTTGTATGTATACAAGTGCTCCTGCTGAGTATTGCAGTTTAGCAGCCATGGCCTATGACAGATATATTGCCATCTGTCATCCATTATGCTATAATGTGATTATGAACCCAGAGAGAGTGTTTGTGATGATTCTGCTTGTGTGGATTTATTCCTTTCTTAGTTTTATTCTCTCATTTTCAATCATCTTCAGTTTGAAGTTTTGTGGCAATATTATTGACAATGTTTATTGTGACCACAGATTAATGATTAAACTTTCatgttcattttcagttcataGTTATATATCTGACATATTCTTTCTCACTGCAAGTGTTTTCATACCATTCAGTCTCAttttagtctcttacatgaagATTTTGACAGTTTGTCgaaaaacatcaaaagaaaacaagcagaaagcCGTGACTACTTGCACACCTCAGATCATCTCTGTGTCAAACCTGTTTGTTGACTGCATTTTTCACTCTATTGACTTCAGGTTTTTAGTCACTCATGTACCAGATGAAGTCCGTGTGattttatctatatatatctttaTTTGTCAACCAATGCTCACGCCGTTTATGTATGGATTTAATTTGCCAAAGATAAGGCAATCATATAAAAGGCttctgtttcaaagaaaataa
- the LOC115801237 gene encoding olfactory receptor 4D1-like: MENSSQIVTFVLAAYGNIGELKYLYFSIILLWYLSICVANTLLIVVIHVDRRLHEPMYMLLCNLCVNEINVSTSLYPLLLSQMFSDSHEVTLPWCFLQMCCMYTSAPAEFCSLAAMAYDRYIAICHPLRYDVIMNTERVFVMILLVWIYSFVSFILSFSFIFSLKFCGNIIDNVYCDHRLVIKLSCSGSVHSNISEIFFVIASVFIPFSLISVSYMKILTVCQKTSRENKQKAVTTCTPQIISVSNLFVDCIFHSIDFRFLVTRVPDEVRVILSIYIFICQPMLTPFMYGFNLPKIRESCKRFLFDRK; this comes from the coding sequence ATGGAAAACTCAAGTCAGATTGTAACGTTTGTGCTGGCTGCTTATGGAAACATTGGAGAGTTAAAATACCTGTATTTTAGCATAATACTGTTGTGGTACCTCTCTATATGTGTGGCCAACACACTTCTTATTGTGGTCATACATGTGGACAGAAGGCTGCATGAACCAATGTATATGCTGCTTTGCAATTTATGTGTGAATGAAATAAATGTCAGCACATCGCTGTATCCTCTTCTGCTCTCACAGATGTTTTCAGACAGCCATGAAGTGACCCTGCCGTGGTGTTTTCTGCAGATGTGTTGTATGTATACAAGTGCTCCTGCTGAGTTTTGCAGTTTAGCAGCCATGGCCTATGACAGATATATTGCCATCTGTCATCCATTACGCTATGATGTCATTatgaacacagagagagtgttTGTGATGATTCTGCTTGTGtggatttattcatttgttagttttattctctcattttcatttatcttcAGTTTAAAGTTTTGTGGCAATATTATTGACAATGTTTATTGTGACCACCGGTTAGTGATTAAACTTTCATGTTCAGGTTCAGTCCATAGCAATATATCAGAGATATTCTTTGTCATTGCGAGTGTTTTCATACCATTCAGTCTCATTTCAGTCTCGTACATGAAGATTTTGACAGTTTGTCAAAAAACATCGagagaaaacaagcagaaagcCGTGACTACTTGCACACCTCAGATCATCTCTGTGTCAAACCTGTTTGTTGACTGCATTTTTCACTCTATTGACTTCAGGTTTTTAGTCACTCGTGTACCAGATGAAGTCCGTGTGattttatctatatatatctttaTTTGTCAACCAATGCTCACGCCGTTTATGTATGGATTTAATTTGCCAAAGATAAGAGAATCATGTAAAAGATTTCTgtttgacagaaaataa
- the LOC115800661 gene encoding serine/arginine repetitive matrix protein 1-like encodes MPPHNLEPLPHAYNRVSLPSHLTFRTPSARIQESASPTLPHDPDPLPHAYKRVSLPSHLTFRTTSVRIQDSVSPKLPHNLEPSRMHTRECRSQANPQSRHPLHTYERVPHQRHRTIRTPSRRRTRECRSQATSHSGHPPYAYKRVSHPRCRTIRNPPAGVQESVTPKPPHIPDTFRTHTRECLPQAATRSGPPPARVQESASPMPPHNLEPLPHAYKRVSLPSHLTFRTPSARIQESASPMPPHDPDPLPHVYKRVSLPSHLTFRTTSVRIQESVSPTRPHNPEPSRTRTRECHSQATPQSGHPLHTYERVPHQRHRTIRTPSRTRTRECHSQGTSHSGHPPHAYKRVPPLRRHTIRTPSCTRTIECRSQANPQSGHPPHAYNRVPLPCCRTI; translated from the coding sequence ATGCCGCCGCACAATCTAGAACCCCTCCCGCACGCGTACAATAGAGTGTCTCTCCCAAGCCACCTCACATTCCGGACACCTTCCGCACGCATACAAGAGAGTGCCTCACCCACGCTGCCACACGATCCGGACCCCCTCCCGCACGCGTACAAGAGAGTGTCACTCCCAAGCCACCTCACATTCCGGACAACCTCTGTACGCATACAAGACAGTGTCTCACCGAAGCTGCCGCACAATCTGGAACCCTCCCGCATGCATACAAGAGAGTGTCGCTCCCAAGCCAACCCACAATCCAGACACCCTCTGCACACATACGAGAGAGTGCCTCACCAACGTCACCGCACAATCCGGACCCCCTCCCGTAGGCGTACAAGAGAGTGTCGCTCCCAAGCCACCTCACATTCCGGACACCCTCCGTACGCATACAAGAGAGTGTCTCACCCACGCTGCCGCACAATCCGGAACCCTCCCGCAGGCGTACAAGAGAGTGTCACTCCCAAGCCACCTCACATTCCGGACACCTTCCGCACGCATACAAGAGAGTGCCTCCCCCAAGCCGCCACACGATCCGGACCCCCTCCCGCACGCGTACAAGAGAGTGCCTCTCCCATGCCGCCGCACAATCTAGAACCCCTCCCGCACGCGTACAAGAGAGTGTCACTCCCAAGCCACCTCACATTCCGGACACCTTCCGCACGAATACAAGAGAGTGCCTCCCCCATGCCGCCACACGATCCGGACCCCCTCCCGCACGTGTACAAGAGAGTGTCACTCCCAAGCCACCTCACATTCCGGACAACCTCCGTACGCATACAAGAGAGTGTCTCACCCACGCGGCCGCACAATCCGGAACCCTCCCGCACGCGTACAAGAGAGTGTCACTCCCAAGCCACCCCACAATCCGGACACCCTCTGCACACATACGAGAGAGTGCCTCACCAACGTCACCGCACAATCCGGACCCCCTCCCGCACGCGTACAAGAGAGTGTCACTCCCAAGGCACCTCACATTCTGGACACCCTCCGCACGCATACAAGAGAGTGCCTCCCCTACGCCGCCACACGATCCGGACCCCCTCCTGCACGCGTACAATAGAGTGTCGCTCCCAAGCCAACCCACAATCCGGACACCCTCCGCACGCATACAATAGAGTGCCTCTCCCATGTTGCCGCACAATCTAG